DNA from Streptomyces luteogriseus:
ATGATCGGCACACTCCTGCTGCCCTACCACGTGCTGCTGATCCCGCAGTACGTGCTGTTCCGCAACCTGGAGCTGATCAACACCTACACGCCGCTGCTGCTCGGGAAGTACCTGGCCACCGAGGCGTTCTTCGTCTTCCTGATGGTGCAGTTCATGCGCAACATGCCCAAGGAGCTGGACGAGGCGGCCCGTCTCGACGGCTGCGGGCACTTCCGGATCTACTGGTCGATCGTGCTGCCGCTGAGCCGGCCGGCCCTGATCACCAGTGCGATCTTCACGTTCATCAACTCGTGGAACGACTTCATGGGCCCGCTGATCTACCTCAACGAGCCCGACAAGTACACGGTCTCGCTCGGCCTGAAGATGTTCGTCGACCAGGAGGGGCTGGCCAACTACGGGGGCATGATCGCCATGTCACTGGTCGCGCTGCTGCCGGTGCTCGCCTTCTTCCTCGCCTTCCAGCGCTATCTGATCGACGGCATGGCCACGTCGGGTCTGAAGGGCTGAGGCGGACATGGCCGGGACACGGGTGAAGGCACGGGGCGAGTCGGTGTTCGCCGAGAGGTTCGCGGTGTTCGCCGAGTCTTTGCTGACCGGTGTGTGGATCGCGGTGGCCTCGCTGGGAGTCGTCACCTACCCCGCCGCATTCGCTGCCGGGGCGCGGCACCTGCGGCGCCGCACCACCCATCAGGGCGGTGGCCGGCGGGAGTTCGTCGCCGACTTCCGCACCGCTCTGCGCGGCGGGTGGCTCGCCGGGCTCGCCGGGTGGGCCGCGGCGGCCGCGGTCTGGGTGGACGTGCGGGCGGCCCGGGCGGGGATTCCCGGCGGGCCGCTCGTCGGAGCCCTCGGGGTCGTCGCGCTCATCGGGCTCGTCGTGGCGGGGCTGCGTGCGGCGGCGGTCTGGGAGCCGGGCGCACGCTGGCGGACGCTCCTCGCGCATGCCGGGCGTCGCACCGTGCTCGACCCGGCCGGGTCCTTCCTGATCGTCGGCGGGCTGGCCGTGGTCGCCGTGTCCGCCTGGTTCGCCGCGCCGCTGGCACTCCCCGTCCTCGGGGCCGTCGCGGCGGCGGCCGTCGCCGTGGAGGAGCGGTACCGGCACCGCTGAACGGCGGTTCCCCCCGCGTTCCAGGTCGGCGCGCCGGCGCCGCACCTCTCTCTGTCATGCCCCTGATCAGCGTACGGATTCGCTTCCCGCACGGACGAGGAAAGGCAGCATCGTCATGTCTCCCATCCCCCGCAGGTCCCTCCTCAAAGCGGCCGCCGTCACCGGAGCCGCCGCCCAGTTCAGCTGGGCGCTGGGGGCGCAGGACGCCCACGCCGCGCCCGGAGCCGAAGCCGCCGACGCCGACCCGGTGACCCTGGACTGGCTGGAGGACGGCGGCCTCGGCGCCGCCCCCGGCTCCACCGTCGGTGTGCCCTGGCCCAAGGGCGCGTACCAGAAGGACCAGACCTTCGCGCTGACGGACGCCGGCGGCAAGGCCGTGCCTGTGCAGTCCTGGCCGATCGCCTACTGGCCCGACGGCTCCCTCAAGTGGACCGCGCACGCGGTCGCCTCGGGCGACGGCAAGCTCACCCTCGCCGCCGGGACGCCCGCCGCACCCGAGAAGAAGGTCACCGTAGGCAAGCGCGGCGGCACCATCGACATCTCGACCGGTGTCATCACCGCGAGGATCGGCACGTCCGGCTCCACACTCGTCAAGTCCGTCACCCGGGGCTCCACGGAGATCGCGAGGAACGGCCGGCTCGTGCTGATCCGCCAGCCCGAGATCGAGGACGAGGACCAGGGGGCGGTCAGGACCGAGCGCTTCGACGGCGCGATCTCCAAGGTCGAGGTCGAGCAGGCGGGTCCGGTCCGCGCCGTCGTCCGCATCGACGGCAAGCACCGCAAGGGCGGCCGCAGCTGGCTGCCCTTCTCGATCAGGCTCTACTTCTACGCCGGCGCCGATTCCTTCCGCATGGTGCACACCATCACCTACGACGGAAAGCAGGAGCCCGGCAAGGCCAGTGGTGACTTCATCCGTGGCCTCGGCGTCCGCTTCACCGTGCCCCTGCGGGACGAGTCGTACGACCGCCACATCCGCATCGGCGGAGACGGCACCGGACTGCTGCGCGAGGCCGTCAAGGGCATCACCGGACTGCGCCGGGACCCGGGCGCTGCCGTGCAGGCCGCCCAGTTCGAGGGCAGGAAGCTGCCCGACCCCGCCACCTGGGACCAGCGGGTGACGACCCGGCTGCAGTACATCCCCGAGTGGGGCGACTACACCCTCTCCCAGCTCTCCGCCGACGGCTTCACGCTTCGCAAGCGCACCAAGAAGGGGCACGGCTGGGTCGCCGCGGGCGGCGGCCGGCGCGCCTGCGGGTTCGGCTACGTCGGCGGGGCGAGCGGCGGGTTCTCCTTCGGGCTGCGCGACTTCTGGGAGAAGTTCCCCGCCCAGCTCGACATCCGGGACGCCCAGACCGACGAGGCCGAGGTGACCCTCTGGCTCTGGTCGCCCGAGGCACAGCCCATGGACATGCGCTTCTACCACGACGGCATGGGCCAGGACACCTTCCCGGAGCAGCTCGAAGGCCTCAACATCACCTACGAGGACTACGAGCCGGAGTTCGGCACCCCGTACGGCATCGCCCGCACCTCCGAACTCCTCTTCTGGGCCAACGAATCGACCCCGAGTCCCGACCGGTTCGCCGAACAGGTCGAGGCCGTCCGCGTGCTGCCGCAGCTGGCCGCGCCGCCCAAGCAGCTCATCGAGGCCAAGGTCTTCGGACCGAACCTGTACTCCGAGCCCGACCGCTCCACCCCGGCCAAGGCGAAGATCGAGGACCACCTCGACTTCCTCTTCACCTACTACAAGGACCAGGTGGAGCAGCGCCGCTGGTACGGCTTCTGGGACTACGGCGACATCATGCACACCTACGACACGTTCCGGCACCAGTGGCGGTACGACATCGGCGGCTACGCCTGGGACAACTCCGAGCTGTCGCCGGATCTGTGGCTCTGGTTCGCCTACCTGCGCTCCGGTCGTTCCGACATCTTCCGCTTCGCCGAGGCGATGACGCGGCACACCGGCGAGGTCGACGTCTACCACCTGGGCAAATGGGCGGGCCTCGGCACCCGCCACGGGGTGCAGCACTTCGCCGACAGCGCCAAGCAGCAGCGCATCGCCAACACCACCTACCGGCGCTACTACTACTTCCTCACGGCGGACGAACGCGTCGGCGACCTCATGCACGCCAACGTCGACTCCGACGAGACGTTCCTCGCTCTCGACCCGCTCCGCAAGATCCGCACCGAGCCGTACACCCCCGACCGGCACGCCCTGTCGATCGGCTTCGGCACGGACTGGAGCGGCCTGGTCTCGGCCTGGCTGACGGAGTGGGAGCGCAAGGGCCCCAAGTGGGAGAAGGCCAAGGCCCGCGTGCTGTCCACGATGGAGACCATCGCCGCCCAGCCCAACGGCTTCGTCCAGGGCAGCGGCCTGTACGACCTCGACACCGGCAGGTTCGCCGTCGCCGGGGCCGCCAAGGTGGAGGTCTCGCACCTCTCGGCCGTCTTCGGCCTCAACGAGCTGTGCGCCGAGCTCATCGACCTGGTCGACATGCCGAAGTTCAACGAGGCGTAC
Protein-coding regions in this window:
- a CDS encoding carbohydrate ABC transporter permease → MSAQATTDVKPSGSGTLRHKLPGSLAWHLGSLLVLAVILYPVVWVVGGSFKKSEDIVGSLDLLPSDPVVANYKSLADGIADISVSTFFYNSLFLAVGSVIGILVSCSLTAYAFSRIRFAGRNLLFTLMIGTLLLPYHVLLIPQYVLFRNLELINTYTPLLLGKYLATEAFFVFLMVQFMRNMPKELDEAARLDGCGHFRIYWSIVLPLSRPALITSAIFTFINSWNDFMGPLIYLNEPDKYTVSLGLKMFVDQEGLANYGGMIAMSLVALLPVLAFFLAFQRYLIDGMATSGLKG
- a CDS encoding exo-rhamnogalacturonan lyase family protein, whose product is MSPIPRRSLLKAAAVTGAAAQFSWALGAQDAHAAPGAEAADADPVTLDWLEDGGLGAAPGSTVGVPWPKGAYQKDQTFALTDAGGKAVPVQSWPIAYWPDGSLKWTAHAVASGDGKLTLAAGTPAAPEKKVTVGKRGGTIDISTGVITARIGTSGSTLVKSVTRGSTEIARNGRLVLIRQPEIEDEDQGAVRTERFDGAISKVEVEQAGPVRAVVRIDGKHRKGGRSWLPFSIRLYFYAGADSFRMVHTITYDGKQEPGKASGDFIRGLGVRFTVPLRDESYDRHIRIGGDGTGLLREAVKGITGLRRDPGAAVQAAQFEGRKLPDPATWDQRVTTRLQYIPEWGDYTLSQLSADGFTLRKRTKKGHGWVAAGGGRRACGFGYVGGASGGFSFGLRDFWEKFPAQLDIRDAQTDEAEVTLWLWSPEAQPMDMRFYHDGMGQDTFPEQLEGLNITYEDYEPEFGTPYGIARTSELLFWANESTPSPDRFAEQVEAVRVLPQLAAPPKQLIEAKVFGPNLYSEPDRSTPAKAKIEDHLDFLFTYYKDQVEQRRWYGFWDYGDIMHTYDTFRHQWRYDIGGYAWDNSELSPDLWLWFAYLRSGRSDIFRFAEAMTRHTGEVDVYHLGKWAGLGTRHGVQHFADSAKQQRIANTTYRRYYYFLTADERVGDLMHANVDSDETFLALDPLRKIRTEPYTPDRHALSIGFGTDWSGLVSAWLTEWERKGPKWEKAKARVLSTMETIAAQPNGFVQGSGLYDLDTGRFAVAGAAKVEVSHLSAVFGLNELCAELIDLVDMPKFNEAYFDYCRFFNATKAEQKARYGSDFGSLLLFQGHSRLDAYAAVKTGDEKLAKRAWEKFYNSDGYKESAPWRTEKLSGPVALVPGSEATWVSTNDTALYGLAAIENLALLGDKMP